The Salvelinus sp. IW2-2015 linkage group LG32, ASM291031v2, whole genome shotgun sequence genome includes the window acgccccgagtgaggtcagagagcttgtCAGCATGACGGAACGCCCTTTTGACCAAGAGTGCATAAAGGCTTGGAAGAGAAATCAACCTTTGGACCAGAAAAGCGTGGAGCGGTAAATACATgtttgaaatggttggaactttgaacctcaacacgaggtgaagaaataaacTTACCTTTCTTTAGAGCAAGAAGACTCGAGCTGCAGTTCATGTCTCTAGTGGTTAGAACCCTGAGAATCAACACGAGGTGGAGACGATAACGTTGCCTCCCTAACAATCACTGTTACgactgattagctgtcctaagtacgGTATCTAGGAAAGTGAATTTAAGTAAGACCATCCTATTACTCTCTTCAAAACATCATCTACTACActgctctcatcaccccactggggatCATCGACACGGCTTATTAGCCTGTCTTCAGAGGACCAATCTTCCAGAACGAGTGGAAGCTCTGCTCCAGATGACATGACAAGTCATGGAAGCCATGGACAACTAAAAAGAAGGACATTGTRACCTCTTGTGGACAATCCGAGCCTTATAGCTCATGTCCAAAGTGGTCTGAATCCTGAACCCTGAATTATCAacatgaggaggaagaggcgacaaactcccctctcagacaatcactggtacagctgattagctgtcctgagTCAAATATCTTGAACTCTTCAAACCATCCCATCCTACTAGGAGTCTCAAATAACCAtacactactctcatcaccccactggaacCATCGGCACGGCTGGCTTATCTTCAAATAAGCAGCTTCAGGAGCAAATTGAAGAgtgaactctgtagctctgttcaGGACAACACGACGGACAAAGCCAACCATACATAAATATATTCATGATTTCTTTTTCCAAAcggtttgtgtgcaaagtatatgattaatgTGAGAATAGTTATAGAATGTCGATAATAAgtgccttcttctctctctctatgtcgtTGGGTAAAATGCTTTATTGTGTCAATCCGCTAGGGAATTTTGTCTCAtgtagtaagtgtgtgtgtgcattctgtgttattattccattagctagtaaataaataattaaaccaatttgtgtaatACTGAATTATGAGTGAGACTGGGGATTTTGCAGATCCAAGATGGTTACGACTGTTCGGAATGATAAAAgaagaggtaatgattaatactTTGACtgttatggatgtgataggtaaagacattCAAGTTTAATTCTTTAAACAacctcttccgtggtgccccaaattcctaatgactttattgttacatgattaatttaatcaggtaacaattaaacatagttagtggattaaataaataacagtcatcagattaatgaaagtaaagtcacgacagttgtaacgtaacaaaaatgtgaaaaagtgaaggggtctgaatactttacgaatctgtgaccaacagatgcgtatctgtattcccagtaatgtgaaatccatagattagggcctaagaaatttatttcaattgactgattttcttatatgaaccgtaactcagtaaaatctttgaaattgttgcatgttgcatttatatttttgttcattatacaatgttgttgatccatcctcagttttctcctctcacagccattaaacttgtaactgttttaaagtcaccattcgcCTCATGGTGAACTCCCTGAGCTGTTTCTTTCacctctggcaactgagttaggaaggacacctgtatctttgtagtgactgggtgtattgatacaccatccaaagtgtaaataataacttcacccttctcaaagggatagtcaatgtctgctttttttttttttttttacccatctaccagtaggtgccctttgcaaggcattgcaaaacctccctggtctttgtggttgaatctgtgtttgaaattcactgctcgagtgagggaccttacatataatcttatgcgtggggtacagagatgacgttgtcattcaaaaatcatgttaaaacactattgcacacagagtgagtccacttatgtgacttgttaagcaaatgtttactaaggaacttaacaaaggggttgaatacttattaactgaagacatttcagcttttcattttttattaatttgtaaagatttctgaacataattccactttgacatcatggggtattgtgtgtaggccattgacacaaaatctaaatgtaatccaattcaggctgtaacacaacaaaatgtggaaaaagacaagggttgtgaatagtttctgaaggtatCGTACACAAGGTTCAAACATATATTTAAATATCTGTAATTTACATACAGGTAAATAGATGtacatgttaaaataatgtatttgtcaGTATTGACTGTCTGTTGGAGGCTTGAAATACTCAAAACTTTTAACTCTGTCTGAAAATCATGGTCCAGATCATATATCTGTATTGTTTGATTCTTGTTTGCTTTTTCAAGCACTGTAATGAACAGCTCGATAGAAGTTgagtaaattattattattatataatttttcatatgggaaaatagtatttgagtcacttcaatctgccagtgtgaacaaggctttagacaGGCAGYCCAATTctcatatttttttcactaattagtcttttgaccaatcagatcagctctgaaaaacatCTGATATGAAAAgatcaattagtgaaaaaaagatcagaattgggctgcctgtgtgaacgcagcTTTAGTTTTTTCTCCTCAAGAGgtgcagttgtgggcggagctaAATGCCAATTTTACTCGATGGCACACCTGTGTGCATTGTTTCTCCATCAGCGTGCAGGGGAGGTTGGCAAGCGAAGTTCCCTCTTCCATCAATAGAACTGTCATATTATTTCAGGATGGAGCCTGGAGCCGAGACTAGCACTGCAGGAGTTTCAGTAAAAGATGACCTTTCagaaaaatgtcagaagttaTTTCTTGAGTTCTTGGAGGAGTAAGTTGTTTGGACGAGCCCAATAATAGCGCTTAATACTAGTGATAATCAATGTGTAAACTCACCCCTCACTTTTACACACAGGTTTCAGGACACAAACGGGGAGCTTTTGTATCATCCTGATGCTGAGGAGCTCATTCGACCAGAGAGAAACACACTGACTGTAAACTTCACCAACATTGAGCACTTCAATCAGCAACTAGCTACCACCATTCAGGAGGAGTATTACAGGTAATTTAAATTCTAATTTGGTAGGCCTGGCCAAAAAACTCAGCAAGTTACTGAACATTTCAATTTTGTGCTTTACAGTGTCTGCCATAGTAgtgtgcccctggagcaaattaaggttaagtgccttggtcAAGGGCGCACAGACAGaattttcaccttgttggctcgatTATTCGAAACAGCGACCCTTTCAGTtacaggcccaacactctaaaccaggggtgtcaaactcattccacggagggcctagtgtctgcaggtttttggtttttcctttcaataaagccctagacaaccaggtgtggggagttcctaactaattagtgatgttaattcatcaatcaagtacaagggaggagcgaaaacccgcagacactcggcccccgtggaatgagtttgacacctgtgctctaaacactaggctacctgctacttGTCCATGTTTTGTCATCCCCAGGGTATACCCATTCCTATGCAGAGCAGTGCGTTACTTTGCAAGAGATCATGGGAACATGCCAGTAGCCAAAGAGTTCTATGTGGCCTTCTCTGACTTTCCATCAAGACAAAAGTAATGATCAAACTACTGAACCAGATCTCTCTGAATACATTACAATTAATGAGATTATTACTTACCTTAAGTGTTAAGTTGATTGTATTGTCCCTTGACAGGATCCGAGAGCTCTCCACGGCCCGGATCGGGTCCCTACTGCGTATCAGTGGCCAGGTGGTGAGGACACACCCAGTGCACCCTGAGCTGGTCAGTGGTACCTTCCTGTGTCTGGAATGCCAGTCGGTTATGAAAGATGTTGAGCAGCAGTTTAAATACACCCAGCCCAACATTTGTAAGAACCCAGTCTGTGCCAATCGACGTCACTTCATGCTGGACCCCAACAAGTCCCGTTTTGTGGACTTTCAGAAGGTACGAAGAGGTTGGACTGCATGAGTCCACCAGGCCAGATTGACCCTCCAGCAGACAAGGAAACCATAGCATGATATATCAGGTCTCTaattgtgtatgcatgtgtgttcaTATAGGTGCGTATCCAGGAGACCCAGGCGGAGTTGCCTCGTGGCTCCATCCCCCGCAGTGTGGAGGTGATCCTGAGGGCAGAGGCTGTGGAGATGGCTCAGGCAGGGGACCGCTGTGACTTTACCGGCACACTGATCGTCGTACCAGACGTCGCTGCCCTGGCTGTGTCAGGTGAGGAACTTCCCTCCACACACCATGCCTTTTCATACACACAAGATGGCCTTCTGAGGGTCAAAGTCATACCTGACCCTGAATAAAAACCACTGCGATGGTGCATAATAGTAACATTCTCCCCTGTACTTTCTCCATGTATGCACTGCAGGCACCAGGGCAGAGACCAGCAGCAGAGTGACTGGGGGGAGGCAGGGCTTTGATGCAGATGGGATCCAGGGACTGAAGGCTCTGGGTGTCAGGGATCTGTCCTACAGACTGGCCTTCCTAGCCTGCTACGTGGCCCCCACTAACCCTCAGGTTTGTCCATTAGTTAAAcatttatttagatttatttaaaatgtatttaacatggGAAGATACCTCTAGCGAGGGAGATGGATCTAGAGACTATGTATAGTAAACCACaaactgtgttcctgtgtgtagTTTGGTGGTAAAGATCTCCGCCAGGAAGACCAGACTGCAGAGAGTGTGAAGAACCAGATGACTGTTCAGGAGTGGGAGAAAGTGTTTGAGATGAGTCAGGACAAGAACCTCTACCACAACCTCTGCACCAGCCTCTTCCCCACTATCCATGGTGTGGAAATTGAATAGATTTGTCATGTAAACTGTTAAAACATCTGTTTTGAAATGCACTGCCTAACCTGAGAGAATATTTCAGGGAATAATGAGATCAAGCGTGGAATCCTATTGATGCTCTTTGGCGGTGTTGGCAAGACGACCATGGAGGGCACATCTCTGAGGGGGGATATTAATGTTTGCATTGTTGGGGACCCCAGTACCGCCAAGAGCCAGTTCCTAAAGTAAATCACCAAGCACTATCCTATTTGTATAACCTACATATGTTGCATTTGAAATTTAACTCAAACcagtttgaaaaaaaaaagatttaacagAAGCATTTTGAGTTGTTTACTAGTGTTGCACAGCCTGTGTTGCTAGTCTCTGGAAGTCTCATTATTCCTCATAGCAATGTAGCCTACTACATGATGGAAGAAGGAGTGGTGTGGATGTTTTGAGGATAAAGGTCAGTGTTTAACTCTGATGGATGTGTGTGGTATGCCCTACCTCAGACACGTGGAGGACTTTGCGCCCAGGGCAGTCTACACCAGTGGGAAAGCCAGCAGCGCGGCCGGGTTGACGGCAGCTGTAGTGAAAGATGAGGAGTCCCATGAGTTTGTCATCGAGGCTGGGGCCCTCATGTTGGCGGATAACGTAAGCATTGTGTTCGAGTATGGGACAGTCATCTTATGTGTTTCAGTTCGTTCATATGTCCTCTGGGGGGCACTGTGCACTTTGATGTAACTTTGTCCTGTTCTTTATCACCATCCACAGGGAGTCTGTTGCATTGATGAGTTTGACAAGATGGACCTGAAAGACCAGGTAGCCATTCATGAGGCCATGGAACAGCAGACCATCTCCATCACTAAGGCTGGAGTGAAGGTATGCTATGTGGGAATAGTGCTGTAGCTGTACACAATTTATTTCCCTGTTGTAATTCAGCAAGACTTATTACTACTCAGTGCAGAGGGAGTATCAGTGGTTTGAGTTGTGAGCTGTTTGACTGTATTGTGTTCAGGCCACTCTGAATGCTCGCACCTCCATCCTGGCAGCTGCTAACCCCATAGACGGGAGATACAACCGCTCTAAGTCTCTGAAACAGAACGTCAACATGTCAGCACCCATCATGTCCAGATTTGACCTMTTCTTCATTCTGATTGATGAGTGCAATGAGGTAAGAGGGAAAATGGAGGGTTTCACTAACTTTTTCAACTCCTACAGTAAGCCCATATTGaatgaaaatgtgtgttttggAAACTTGACACGTTTTGCATTTTCACCTTTGTCTTGTGGTCTAGGTGACAGATTATGCCGTAGCCAGGCGTATCGTAGACCTGCACTTTAGAAACATGGAGTCTGTGGAGCGAGTCTACGCCACTGATGAGATTCAGAGATACATACTGTTTGCTCGTCAGTTTAAACCAAAGGTTATAATTTCCCTTGTTGTATTGGTGTTCCTCGTGTTGGGCTGCTTAGATGCAGCGTTCAGTAAGACCTACCTACCTTAACATGCTTTCTGTTCCCTGTCGTTGGTGTGGTGCACTTTGACCCCAGATCACAGCAGAGGCAAAAGAGTTTGTGGTGGACCAGTACAAGCGTCTGCGTCAGCGGGACACCAGCGGCAGCACCAAGTCAGCCTGGCGCATCACCGTCAGGCAGCTAGAGAGCATGCTCCGACTATCTGAGGGCATGGCCAGGCTCTACTGCTCAGATGAGGTTGGTCAGACACCTACTACTGAAGTATACATCCCCATATGTATAGGGCcctatacattgtagaataaaactgTATTTTTGTCTTCATTATTTGTTAAAGCTAATAATTATGGTTGTTTGTATAACAGAGGTGGTTCAGCAATTTTGCTCATGTAATGAATAAGCTTGCCTGATATCTGAAGTTAAATTGACTGTACAACACACATCTTAACCCTTTGTTTTTACTTATTTAAAGGTGCATCCCAAACACGTTAAGGAGGCCTTCCGGCTATTGAATAAGTCTGTCATCCGCGTCGACTCCCCAGATATCAACTTCGACCAGGAACAAGACAATGGTGAAATGAATGGTAAGAAACGGTCACTTTCACCTTTGTGCAATAATATATTTATTGAAAGTGATACACGTATACATTAAATTGCCACCctcactctccagatcagaaTGACAGGATGGGCACTAATGGCAATCATGCAGAGGAGGCTATGGACACAGAGCATGGGGCAGGCAGCCCGGAGAAGGCCAGCACTGCCAAGCCTGCCCTCAAGATGACCTTTGCCGAGTACAGAAGGGTCTCCAACCTCATTGTTTTGCACATGCAGAAGATGGAAGATAGTAAGAGCTGAAAGGGGCCATctacagttgaaacaataacaaagctccatcctgccactgttttggtaaaaagctgagggatgtggctggagaaatgtaaccactctcggAATTCATAGAAATAGCTATGTTCCCTGTCAGGACTGACTGACCAAGATTAAGAAGAAATTATATATAGATAGAAAAAATATAGATTAAGAATCTTTTgaggatatacagtgtttgtCTACTCCAATATATTACaaatattggagtaaaacaagtttatattttgggttcttatGGGGTGACATGGAATTAAGcttgaggcatttctaagttatatacttcaagaatcaatgtgtgTATATATCATTAAGTCAAAAAatagatgtagcaactgcagattcaCCATTTTAACAAACTGAAACGTTACTTTGCAAAGGTTTTTTTTTATATCATGAATTCAAAAAGATACTAGTTTTGCCAAGGTTTAACAAATGTTTCATTCTTACAGTTGATGAAGAGTCCTCACTGAAGATGAGCGAGCTGATTAACTGGTACCTGAAAGAAATGGAGAGTGAGATAGAGTCAGAAGCTGAGCTGGTTGCCAAGAAGAATCTTATAGAGAAAGTGCTTCACAGACTAATCCATTATGTAAGTAAAGCATTGGAAACAAGACACACCAAGACTGTTTGAAGAACATTTATTATTTTGATCTGACAACAAAACAGTTTTTTGTAAAATTGGTGAGTGACATGCTCTGTATTGTGTTCATTTCAGGACCACATTATCATAGAGTTAACGAAGACTGGGCTGAAGAAAGTTGGTGATGAGGGAGAGGAACCTGTGATCGAAGAGGACCCATTCTTAGTGGTCAACCCCAATTACATCCTGGAAGATTAGATAGGGTCCACCTCAGCCATAGATATTGTGGAAGTAATTGAACGCAGGCTTATCTGTAAGGAATYTGTGATTGCagctacagtagcctactgtCAACTTGTTTTGCTGGCATGTTGCTATTGACTATCAATGTACTGTCTCTTAAAAAACATTGAACACTTGTCATACTGCTCATGTCTATGCAtttcaataaatatattttttgcaatgcGTTGTGCTCACTAAATGGTGCACTTTCCCCTATCATTGTACGGGTGGCCCAGAGTTCAGGCCAATGGTTCATGCTCATGTCAGTGGGACATTGAGGGGAGCGGTTTTATTATATGCAAGAATATTAGCATTTTTCTGATATGAATTGCCATTGGTTCTAAAGAAGTATCACTACAAAATTCTCCTTTCTTATTGATGACAGAATATTATACACTGAAtaacattattataattttttttaaggaTTTGTCTTAAGAACCCATTGACCCTAATTCTGGGGACATTCATGCAGTGTT containing:
- the mcm6l gene encoding MCM6 minichromosome maintenance deficient 6, like, with product MEPGAETSTAGVSVKDDLSEKCQKLFLEFLEEFQDTNGELLYHPDAEELIRPERNTLTVNFTNIEHFNQQLATTIQEEYYRVYPFLCRAVRYFARDHGNMPVAKEFYVAFSDFPSRQKIRELSTARIGSLLRISGQVVRTHPVHPELVSGTFLCLECQSVMKDVEQQFKYTQPNICKNPVCANRRHFMLDPNKSRFVDFQKVRIQETQAELPRGSIPRSVEVILRAEAVEMAQAGDRCDFTGTLIVVPDVAALAVSGTRAETSSRVTGGRQGFDADGIQGLKALGVRDLSYRLAFLACYVAPTNPQFGGKDLRQEDQTAESVKNQMTVQEWEKVFEMSQDKNLYHNLCTSLFPTIHGNNEIKRGILLMLFGGVGKTTMEGTSLRGDINVCIVGDPSTAKSQFLKHVEDFAPRAVYTSGKASSAAGLTAAVVKDEESHEFVIEAGALMLADNGVCCIDEFDKMDLKDQVAIHEAMEQQTISITKAGVKATLNARTSILAAANPIDGRYNRSKSLKQNVNMSAPIMSRFDLFFILIDECNEVTDYAVARRIVDLHFRNMESVERVYATDEIQRYILFARQFKPKITAEAKEFVVDQYKRLRQRDTSGSTKSAWRITVRQLESMLRLSEGMARLYCSDEVHPKHVKEAFRLLNKSVIRVDSPDINFDQEQDNGEMNDQNDRMGTNGNHAEEAMDTEHGAGSPEKASTAKPALKMTFAEYRRVSNLIVLHMQKMEDIDEESSLKMSELINWYLKEMESEIESEAELVAKKNLIEKVLHRLIHYDHIIIELTKTGLKKVGDEGEEPVIEEDPFLVVNPNYILED